One Paracidovorax avenae ATCC 19860 genomic region harbors:
- a CDS encoding DUF192 domain-containing protein, which yields MNHALLSGPTPRPLRRLAASLALAAACLGTAQAQEGPQLDLQRVDLAAGMHRIDAQLAVTPQERETGLMHRKDMPSNEGMLFVFSVPAVQCFWMKNTLLPLTAAFVADDGTIVNLADMKPQTLDSHCSDKPVRFVLEMNQGWFAKRGIKPGSKLAGAPFARR from the coding sequence ATGAACCACGCTCTTTTGTCCGGCCCGACGCCCCGCCCCCTTCGCCGCTTGGCGGCTTCGCTGGCCCTCGCCGCTGCCTGCCTCGGCACGGCACAGGCCCAGGAAGGGCCGCAACTCGACCTGCAGCGGGTGGACCTGGCCGCCGGCATGCACCGTATCGACGCGCAACTGGCGGTGACGCCTCAGGAGCGCGAAACCGGACTCATGCACCGCAAGGACATGCCCTCCAACGAAGGCATGCTGTTCGTGTTCTCGGTACCGGCCGTGCAGTGCTTCTGGATGAAGAACACCCTGCTGCCACTCACCGCCGCCTTCGTCGCTGACGACGGCACCATCGTCAACCTGGCCGACATGAAGCCGCAGACGCTGGACTCCCACTGCTCCGACAAGCCCGTGCGCTTCGTGCTCGAGATGAACCAGGGATGGTTCGCCAAGCGCGGCATCAAGCCGGGCTCGAAGCTGGCCGGCGCTCCGTTCGCCAGGCGCTGA
- a CDS encoding superoxide dismutase, with the protein MEHTLPPLPYAIDALAPHYSQETLEYHHGKHHNAYVVNLNNLQKGTEFENMPLEEIIKKSSGGIYNNAAQIWNHTFFWNCMAPNGGGEPSGALADAIKAKWGSYAAFKEAFVKSAVGNFGSGWTWLVKKADGSVDIVNTGAAGTPLTTADKALLTVDVWEHAYYIDYRNLRPKFVETFLDKLVNWKFAESNFAG; encoded by the coding sequence ATGGAACATACCCTGCCACCGCTGCCTTACGCCATCGACGCCCTGGCTCCGCACTACAGCCAGGAAACCCTGGAGTACCACCATGGCAAGCACCACAACGCCTACGTGGTGAACCTCAACAACCTCCAGAAGGGCACCGAATTCGAGAACATGCCCCTCGAGGAGATCATCAAGAAGTCCAGCGGCGGCATCTACAACAACGCAGCCCAGATCTGGAACCACACCTTCTTCTGGAACTGCATGGCCCCCAACGGCGGCGGCGAGCCTTCCGGCGCGCTGGCCGATGCCATCAAGGCGAAGTGGGGCAGCTATGCCGCGTTCAAGGAAGCCTTCGTGAAGAGCGCCGTGGGCAACTTCGGCTCCGGCTGGACCTGGCTGGTAAAGAAGGCCGACGGCAGCGTGGACATCGTGAACACGGGCGCCGCCGGCACGCCCCTGACCACCGCCGACAAGGCGCTGCTGACCGTGGACGTCTGGGAACACGCCTACTACATCGACTACCGCAACCTGCGCCCGAAGTTCGTCGAGACCTTCCTCGACAAGCTGGTGAACTGGAAGTTCGCGGAAAGCAACTTCGCGGGCTGA
- the xseA gene encoding exodeoxyribonuclease VII large subunit, which yields MFERPDPASAPRIWDVGALCRAVADALEARFNPVAVRGEITGFSRASSGHCYFSIKDGQGQIRCAMFRRAAMLLDGTPRDGEMVELRGRLAVYEARGDLQLIVESLQRAGQGALFEQFLRLKARLESEGLFDSARKRGLPVMPRSIGLVTSPGAAALHDVVTALRRRVPHLPVVLAPALVQGAAAPASICAALHALYRMAEPSGDGAGHPPVEVILLVRGGGSIEDLWAFNDEQVARTLAKSPVPVVSGVGHETDFTIADFCADLRAPTPTAAAELVAQPQATWLAGMDALAGRLSDSLQRQIDGRHQRLDMAAQRLGRPSGLVARQELRLARLAQQLRHGAAWTARRCAQRQDGLADRLPKAVAQGVARQAQRLDHAALRLELLDPRLVLQRGYALLTDSEGLPVTRTAQVRTGDAVRAAVSDGEIDLTVSAPRLL from the coding sequence ATGTTTGAACGTCCGGACCCAGCATCGGCGCCGCGAATCTGGGACGTCGGGGCGCTGTGCCGCGCCGTTGCTGATGCTCTGGAGGCGCGGTTCAACCCTGTCGCGGTGCGCGGGGAGATCACGGGCTTCTCGCGCGCGTCCAGCGGGCATTGCTACTTCTCCATAAAGGACGGCCAGGGGCAGATCCGCTGCGCCATGTTCCGACGGGCAGCCATGCTGCTCGACGGCACCCCGCGGGACGGGGAAATGGTCGAGCTGCGGGGGCGGCTGGCGGTCTATGAAGCCCGCGGCGACCTGCAGCTCATCGTCGAGAGCCTGCAGCGCGCAGGGCAGGGGGCGCTGTTCGAGCAGTTCCTGCGGCTCAAGGCCCGGCTGGAATCCGAAGGCCTGTTCGATTCCGCCCGCAAGCGTGGCCTCCCGGTCATGCCCCGCTCGATCGGCCTGGTCACCTCGCCGGGCGCCGCGGCACTGCACGACGTGGTGACCGCCCTGCGGCGGCGTGTTCCGCACCTGCCCGTGGTACTGGCCCCGGCCCTGGTGCAGGGGGCGGCCGCGCCGGCCTCGATCTGCGCCGCCCTGCACGCGCTCTACCGCATGGCCGAACCCTCCGGCGATGGTGCAGGGCATCCGCCGGTGGAGGTGATCCTGCTGGTGCGCGGGGGCGGCTCCATCGAGGACCTGTGGGCCTTCAATGACGAGCAGGTCGCCCGCACGCTGGCGAAGAGCCCGGTGCCGGTGGTCTCAGGCGTGGGCCACGAGACCGACTTCACCATCGCCGATTTCTGCGCGGACCTGCGGGCACCGACCCCCACGGCCGCGGCGGAACTGGTCGCGCAGCCCCAGGCCACCTGGCTCGCGGGCATGGACGCGCTGGCCGGCCGCCTGTCGGACAGCCTGCAGCGCCAGATCGACGGGCGCCACCAGCGGCTGGACATGGCGGCGCAGCGGCTGGGGCGGCCTTCCGGGCTGGTGGCGCGCCAGGAACTGCGCCTCGCGCGCCTCGCGCAGCAACTGCGCCATGGCGCGGCCTGGACGGCCCGGCGGTGCGCCCAGCGGCAGGATGGCCTGGCGGATCGCCTCCCCAAGGCCGTGGCGCAGGGCGTGGCCCGGCAGGCGCAGCGGCTGGACCATGCGGCATTGCGGCTGGAGCTGCTCGATCCGCGCCTGGTGCTCCAGCGCGGCTACGCGCTGCTCACCGACAGCGAAGGCCTGCCCGTGACCCGCACCGCCCAGGTACGTACCGGGGACGCCGTGCGCGCCGCCGTATCGGATGGCGAGATCGATCTGACGGTGTCCGCTCCGCGCCTGCTGTGA
- a CDS encoding MotA/TolQ/ExbB proton channel family protein: protein MLSIIQAAGWPIWPLIACSILALALVVERFVALKTAKVAPPKLLDEAISVSSRGLPTPDVVNQLSQNSALGEVLASGLRTLNSHPQSSEADVRAAMEGTGRAIAQRLEKYLNALATIASAAPLLGLLGTVIGMIEIFGSQGSSATGQGNPAQLAHGISIALYNTAFGLIVAIPTLIFWRYFRSRVDAYLLTLELASEQFVRHLLRLRK, encoded by the coding sequence TTGCTGTCGATCATACAAGCCGCAGGCTGGCCGATCTGGCCCCTCATAGCCTGCTCCATCCTGGCGCTGGCACTGGTGGTGGAGCGCTTCGTCGCCCTGAAAACCGCCAAGGTCGCCCCCCCGAAGCTGCTGGACGAGGCCATCTCCGTTTCCTCCCGCGGGCTGCCCACGCCCGACGTGGTGAACCAGCTGTCGCAGAACTCCGCCCTGGGCGAAGTGCTGGCCAGCGGGCTGCGCACGCTCAACAGCCATCCCCAGAGCAGCGAGGCGGACGTCCGGGCCGCCATGGAAGGCACGGGCCGTGCCATCGCCCAGCGGCTCGAGAAATACCTCAACGCCCTCGCCACCATCGCCTCGGCCGCTCCCCTGCTGGGCCTGCTCGGCACGGTGATCGGCATGATCGAGATCTTCGGCTCGCAGGGGTCGTCCGCCACGGGCCAGGGCAACCCGGCCCAACTGGCGCACGGGATCTCCATCGCGCTCTACAACACGGCCTTCGGCCTGATCGTCGCCATCCCGACGCTGATCTTCTGGCGGTATTTCCGCAGCCGCGTGGACGCCTACCTGCTCACGCTGGAGCTCGCCTCTGAGCAGTTCGTCCGCCACCTGCTGCGCCTGCGCAAGTGA
- a CDS encoding ExbD/TolR family protein — protein MNFRPRPKEAPEINLIPFIDVLLVILIFLMLSTTYSKFTELQLTLPVADAEQQRDHPKEVIVAVAADGRYAVNKAAVEGKGVEAIAQALGAAAQAGRDSVVIISADANAPHQAVISVMEAARRVGLSQITFATQSSASAGR, from the coding sequence ATGAATTTCCGCCCCCGCCCGAAGGAAGCGCCGGAGATCAACCTGATCCCCTTCATCGACGTGCTGCTCGTGATCCTCATCTTCCTGATGCTCTCGACCACATACAGCAAGTTCACCGAACTGCAGCTCACGCTCCCGGTGGCGGACGCCGAGCAGCAGCGCGACCATCCCAAGGAAGTGATCGTCGCGGTGGCCGCCGACGGGCGCTACGCCGTCAACAAGGCCGCCGTGGAAGGCAAGGGCGTGGAAGCGATCGCCCAGGCCCTCGGGGCCGCCGCGCAGGCCGGGCGCGACAGCGTGGTGATCATCAGCGCCGACGCCAACGCTCCACATCAGGCCGTGATTTCCGTGATGGAAGCCGCGCGCCGCGTGGGCCTGTCGCAGATCACCTTCGCCACGCAATCGTCCGCCAGCGCGGGCCGCTGA
- the lpxK gene encoding tetraacyldisaccharide 4'-kinase, translating to MAQPRRRGLPVPDATPGIQRAWRHRGAVAWLLSPVSLLYGALAGMRRLLYERGVLRAERMPVPVVVVGNVVAGGAGKTPVTQAVVHALRQRGWHPGVVSRGYGRSTSDCREVRADSSASESGDEPLLLARSTGVPVFVAPRRAQAARALLERHPETDVLVCDDGLQHWALARDVELCVFSEEGVGNGWLLPAGPLRERWPRPVDAVLHAGAVPEGAERAPMGVFALHRSLAAHAVDASGRATPLSHLRGVPVHAVAAIARPAAFFAMLRAQGLVLQEATALPDHADFSGWHPDTPPGVPLVCTEKDAAKLWRTHPQALAVPLVVDIAPAFFDRLHARLQALRQPSL from the coding sequence ATGGCGCAGCCACGCCGCCGCGGGCTGCCGGTGCCGGACGCGACGCCGGGGATCCAGCGGGCCTGGCGCCACCGCGGCGCGGTCGCCTGGCTGCTGTCGCCCGTCTCCCTGCTCTACGGCGCCCTGGCCGGCATGCGCCGGTTGCTGTATGAGCGGGGCGTCCTGCGGGCAGAGCGCATGCCTGTTCCCGTGGTCGTGGTGGGCAACGTGGTGGCCGGCGGCGCCGGCAAGACACCCGTGACCCAGGCTGTCGTGCACGCGCTGCGGCAGCGCGGCTGGCATCCGGGCGTGGTCTCCCGTGGTTACGGGCGCAGCACTTCCGACTGCCGTGAGGTGCGGGCGGACAGCAGCGCCTCCGAGTCCGGCGACGAACCCCTGCTGCTCGCGCGCTCCACCGGCGTGCCGGTGTTCGTCGCGCCGCGCCGTGCACAGGCAGCCCGCGCCCTGCTGGAACGGCATCCGGAGACCGACGTACTCGTCTGCGACGACGGCCTGCAGCACTGGGCGCTGGCGCGGGATGTGGAACTGTGCGTGTTCAGCGAGGAAGGCGTCGGCAATGGCTGGCTGCTGCCCGCGGGCCCGCTGCGCGAGCGCTGGCCGCGGCCCGTGGATGCCGTGCTGCATGCCGGAGCTGTGCCCGAGGGCGCCGAGCGCGCGCCCATGGGGGTTTTCGCCCTGCACAGATCGCTTGCCGCCCATGCTGTGGACGCCTCCGGACGCGCCACGCCACTGTCGCACCTGCGCGGCGTGCCGGTACACGCCGTGGCGGCGATCGCCCGGCCCGCCGCCTTCTTCGCCATGCTGCGCGCCCAAGGATTGGTCCTGCAGGAGGCCACCGCCCTGCCCGACCATGCCGACTTCTCGGGTTGGCATCCGGACACGCCGCCCGGCGTGCCGCTGGTCTGCACCGAGAAAGACGCGGCGAAGCTCTGGCGCACGCACCCGCAGGCGCTGGCGGTGCCGCTGGTGGTGGACATCGCGCCGGCCTTCTTCGACCGGCTGCACGCACGGCTGCAGGCGCTGCGCCAGCCCTCGCTATGA
- a CDS encoding Trm112 family protein: MDPKLLELLVCPVTKGPLTYDRERDELVSRSARLAYPVRDGIPVLLETEARTLTDAELEA; this comes from the coding sequence ATGGATCCCAAACTGCTCGAACTGCTGGTCTGCCCGGTCACCAAGGGTCCGCTGACCTACGACCGCGAGCGCGACGAACTGGTGTCGCGCAGCGCACGGCTCGCCTACCCGGTGCGCGACGGCATTCCGGTGCTCCTGGAGACCGAGGCCCGCACGCTGACCGACGCGGAGCTGGAGGCGTGA
- the kdsB gene encoding 3-deoxy-manno-octulosonate cytidylyltransferase, translating into MSGPAASAGFTVLIPARLASTRLPDKPLADIGGVPMVVRVARQAARSAAARVVVAADHPRILEACAAHGVQAVATRADHPSGSDRLAEACVQLGLADDDVVVNVQGDEPLIAPALIDAVAALLPARPEADMGTAAHAIHSVEDFANPNVVKVVLDARGLAHYFSRAPIPHARGHADTAWWRGGHAGVPAGCAPLRHIGIYSYRAAFVRAFSALAPAPTEALEALEQLRALWHGHRIAVHVADTAPGPGVDTPEDLERVRSLLG; encoded by the coding sequence GTGAGCGGCCCGGCCGCATCCGCTGGCTTCACCGTCCTGATTCCCGCCCGGCTGGCATCGACCCGCCTGCCCGACAAGCCGCTGGCGGACATCGGCGGCGTCCCGATGGTCGTGCGGGTGGCGCGGCAGGCCGCCCGCAGCGCGGCCGCCCGCGTGGTCGTGGCAGCCGACCATCCCCGCATCCTGGAGGCCTGCGCGGCGCATGGCGTGCAGGCCGTCGCGACGCGCGCGGACCATCCCAGCGGCAGCGACCGGCTGGCCGAGGCCTGCGTGCAGCTCGGGCTGGCCGACGATGATGTGGTGGTGAACGTGCAGGGGGACGAGCCGCTGATCGCACCGGCCCTCATCGATGCGGTCGCGGCCCTGCTGCCGGCCCGCCCCGAAGCGGACATGGGCACGGCCGCGCATGCCATCCATTCGGTGGAGGACTTCGCCAACCCCAACGTGGTGAAAGTGGTGCTCGACGCCCGCGGCCTCGCGCACTATTTCAGCCGGGCACCGATTCCGCACGCGCGTGGCCATGCGGACACGGCCTGGTGGCGAGGCGGGCACGCAGGCGTGCCTGCAGGTTGCGCGCCGCTGCGCCACATCGGCATCTACAGCTACCGGGCAGCGTTCGTGCGGGCGTTTTCCGCCCTGGCGCCGGCCCCCACGGAAGCCCTGGAAGCGCTGGAGCAGTTGCGTGCACTGTGGCACGGGCACCGCATCGCCGTGCATGTGGCGGACACCGCACCGGGGCCGGGCGTGGACACGCCGGAAGACCTCGAACGGGTGCGTTCGCTGTTGGGCTGA
- the adk gene encoding adenylate kinase produces the protein MRLILLGAPGAGKGTQAAFICQKYGIPQISTGDMLRAAVKAGTPLGQQAKAVMDAGKLVSDDLIINLVKDRIAQPDCAKGFLFDGFPRTIPQADAMKAAGVKLDYVLEIDVPFDAIIERMSGRRSHPASGRTYHVKFNPPKVEGKDDVTGEDLIQREDDKEDTVKKRLEVYSAQTRPLVEYYSTWAKNDPANAPKYRAISGTGTVEEITQRALAALAD, from the coding sequence ATGAGACTGATTCTTTTGGGCGCGCCCGGCGCCGGGAAGGGCACGCAAGCCGCGTTCATCTGCCAGAAATACGGCATTCCGCAGATCTCCACCGGCGACATGCTGCGCGCTGCCGTGAAGGCCGGCACGCCGCTGGGACAGCAGGCCAAGGCCGTCATGGATGCCGGCAAGCTGGTGAGCGACGACCTCATCATCAATCTCGTGAAGGACCGCATCGCCCAGCCGGACTGTGCCAAGGGCTTCCTGTTCGACGGCTTTCCGCGCACCATTCCGCAGGCCGATGCCATGAAGGCCGCAGGCGTCAAGCTCGACTACGTGCTGGAGATCGACGTGCCGTTCGATGCCATCATCGAGCGCATGAGCGGCCGCCGCTCGCACCCGGCCAGCGGCCGCACCTACCACGTGAAGTTCAATCCGCCCAAGGTGGAAGGCAAGGACGACGTCACCGGCGAGGACCTGATCCAGCGCGAGGACGACAAGGAAGACACGGTGAAGAAGCGCCTGGAGGTGTACAGCGCGCAGACGCGCCCGCTTGTGGAGTACTACTCCACCTGGGCGAAGAACGACCCGGCCAATGCGCCCAAGTACCGCGCCATCAGCGGCACCGGCACGGTGGAGGAAATCACCCAGCGCGCGCTGGCCGCCCTGGCGGACTGA
- a CDS encoding asparaginase, with protein sequence MQVFAGKILVLGTGGTIAGTAGSAEDNIGYTAAQVGIDQLLAAVPGLARAAGGARLEAEQVAQIDSKDMDGAVWRALALRCEAALADPGVRAVVVTHGTDTLEETAWFLHRMLAGARDKPVVLVSAMRPATALAPDGPQNLLDAVAVAATPGVRGVVAVAAGELHGAQRVQKVHPYRLNAFASGEAGPLGWVEEGRVRLAAGWPTAESSESSAEARAALEALRNGAEWPRVEVVVSHAGASGRMVDLLVADGVHGLAVAATGNGTLHHQLQAALERAQAAGVAVRVATRCPLGQLLPRPGDTLPATQGLSVVKARVELLLERLAKLQA encoded by the coding sequence ATGCAAGTGTTTGCAGGAAAAATCCTGGTGCTGGGCACCGGTGGAACCATCGCCGGCACGGCGGGGAGCGCGGAAGACAACATCGGCTACACCGCCGCGCAGGTCGGCATCGACCAGTTGCTGGCAGCGGTGCCCGGCCTGGCGCGCGCTGCCGGCGGCGCGCGGCTGGAAGCGGAGCAGGTCGCGCAGATCGACAGCAAGGACATGGACGGCGCCGTATGGCGAGCCCTGGCCCTGCGCTGCGAGGCCGCATTGGCGGATCCCGGCGTGCGCGCCGTGGTGGTCACGCACGGCACCGATACCCTCGAAGAAACCGCATGGTTTCTCCACCGCATGCTCGCGGGCGCGCGGGACAAGCCCGTGGTGCTTGTCTCGGCGATGCGCCCTGCCACCGCACTGGCGCCCGATGGCCCGCAGAACCTGCTCGACGCCGTCGCCGTGGCCGCCACGCCGGGTGTGCGCGGGGTGGTGGCCGTGGCCGCCGGTGAATTGCACGGGGCGCAGCGGGTGCAGAAGGTACATCCTTACCGGCTGAACGCCTTCGCGTCCGGCGAAGCGGGGCCCCTGGGCTGGGTGGAAGAGGGCCGCGTGCGGCTCGCCGCCGGCTGGCCCACGGCGGAATCATCGGAATCATCGGCCGAGGCTCGCGCCGCGCTGGAGGCGCTGCGCAACGGAGCGGAGTGGCCGCGCGTCGAGGTCGTGGTGTCGCATGCGGGCGCGAGCGGACGCATGGTGGATCTGCTGGTGGCCGACGGAGTGCACGGCCTGGCCGTGGCCGCTACCGGCAACGGCACGCTGCACCACCAGCTGCAGGCAGCCCTGGAGCGGGCGCAGGCCGCCGGCGTGGCCGTCAGGGTGGCCACGCGGTGCCCCCTGGGCCAGTTGCTGCCCCGTCCGGGCGACACACTGCCTGCCACGCAGGGGCTGAGCGTGGTGAAGGCGCGGGTGGAGTTGCTGCTGGAGCGGCTGGCGAAGCTCCAGGCATAA